One genomic segment of Trichoplusia ni isolate ovarian cell line Hi5 chromosome 23 unlocalized genomic scaffold, tn1 tig00001283_group22, whole genome shotgun sequence includes these proteins:
- the LOC113506690 gene encoding isopentenyl-diphosphate Delta-isomerase II-like, whose product MWGQGEVVIINLQLQPKDFTLLARILYMDPGDGVWGEFELDYVLILQKDVDIKPNPDEVADIQYVPRNKFDNFIANLKYPVTPWFKLMYRHMLPYWWDNLHRLDEIAEPQKIRSFVKKL is encoded by the exons ATGTGGGGTCAAGGGGAGGTTG TTATCATTAATTTGCAGTTACAACCTAAGGACTTCACTCTTCTAGCTCGGATACTCTACATGGACCCCGGCGACGGGGTATGGGGGGAGTTTGAACTAGACTATGTGTTAATTCTTCAGAAGGACGTAGATATTAAACCCAATCCCGATGAAGTAGCTGACATCCAATACGTGCCGAGAAACAAATTTGACAA TTTCATCGCAAATCTAAAATATCCCGTGACACCCTGGTTCAAACTGATGTACCGGCACATGCTGCCCTACTGGTGGGACAACCTGCACAGGCTCGACGAAATCGCTGAACCACAAAAAATACGATCCTTCGTTAAAAAACTGTAA